The Burkholderiales bacterium genomic interval GCGCTCATGGGGCTTGCCGATGCGCGTACCGCCGCCTTCGACAGCCCCTTCGATTACGCGCGGCAGGCGCTGCTCTATGTCCCCACGGGGCTACCCGATCCCAACGGTCCCGATTACACCCGCGCCGTGGTGGAGGCGGCCTTGCCCCTCATCGAGGCCGCCGGCGGACGCGCCTTTTTCCTCTTCACCAGCCTGAAGGCGATGCGGGAGGCGTACGCGCTTCTGCAAGCGGCCTTCCGCGAGCGGGCACTGGATTTTCCCCTCCTCCTGCAGGGCGAAGGTTCCCGCACCGAACTCCTGGAACGCTTCCGCCGGCTGGGCAATGCCGTGCTGGTGGCCTGTCAGAGCTTCTGGGAAGGGGTCGATGTGCGGGGGGCGGCGTTGTCCCTGGTGATCATCGACCGCCTGCCCTTCTCGCCGCCGGACGATCCCGTGCTGGCCGCGCGCATCGAACGCATGAGCCGCGAGGGGCGCAATGCCTTTCTGGAGTACCAGTTGCCCAATGCCGTCATTCAGCTCAAGCAGGGGGCGGGCCGACTCATCCGCGATGAAGCCGACCGCGGCGTGCTCATGATCTGCGATCCGCGGCTCATTGACAAACCCTACGGCCGGCGCATCTGGCAGAGTCTGCCCCCCATGCGCCGCACCCGCGACGGGAGGGAGGCCGTGGGGTTTTTCTTGAGCGGGGTGCCTGAGCGCCTGGCGCGGCCCTCGAGCCCATGAAAGGCGCCGGTAGCGCGCAGTGGCCTCTGCGCGGCTTTTTCCCCGCCCGAAGGAGACGACACAGGCGCTCCCCGTCTGCCCTGCGCTGGCTGGTCTCGGGCCTGATGGCGCTTTGCTCCTGGATTTCGCTGCCGGCTGCTGCCGAAGTCGTCGCCCGCATGGTGCTCATGACCCTGCCGGTGGCGGGCGTGCAGTATCACGCGGGCAAAGCGGTGTGGGGGCAGTTGCGGGTGGGCGATGCCCTCACCCTGGAGCGGGAGCCGGACAATCCCTACGATCCCCGCGCGGTGCGGGTGCTGTGGCAGGGCCACATGCTGGGCTACGTGCCCCGCGCCGGCAACGAGACGGTTGCCCGCCTGCTGGATCAGGGGGTGCGCCTTGCCGGGCGCATCACCCATCTTCAGCCCGGGCGTTCCCATTGGGCACGCATCCAGTTCGAGGTGATCATCGAGCCCTGAGGCGGCGATCGGGTACAATGCGGGGCTTTGTCTTTGCCGGATTAGCTATGGCTTCTGCCTTGCCCCTCATCTTCGATACCTCGCTGGAAGAGTTCGACCAGGCGGTGCTGGCTGCCTCCCACGAGACCCCCATCCTGGTGGATTTCTGGGCGGAATGGTGTCCCCCCTGTGTGGTGCTTGCGCCCGTCCTGGAGAAGGTCGTCGCCTCCTACGGCGGCCGGGTGCGGCTGGCGAAGGTGGAGGTGGACGAAGGCGAGAACATGAAGCTTGCCGGCCGCTATGGCCTGCGGGGTTTCCCCACCGTGTTGCTGTTCGTCAACGGGGAAGAGAAGGCGCGTTTCGCCAGCGCCCGCCCCGAAGGCTGGCTGCGGGATTTTCTCGAAAAGCACGCCGGACTGTGAGCGGGGAAAGCCCCGCCCCGGCTGCGCAAATCGTTAAGACAGCAGGAAAAATCCGCCTATAATGGACGCCGCTTGCTGGCTGCGCAAACCATCCATGACCTTCGAAGCACTCGGCCTTTGTCCCGAAATCCTGCGTGCCCTGGCGGAGGCGGGGTACACGGAACCGACGCCCATCCAGGCCCAGGCCATTCCCGTGGTCCTCTCCGGTCGCGACGTGATGGCGGGCGCACAAACGGGCACCGGCAAGACGGCCAGCTTCGCCCTGCCCATGCTGGAAACCCTGCGCGTTTACGCCAACACCAGCACCTCGCCGGCCCGGCATCCGGTGCGGGCCCTCATCCTCACCCCCACCCGGGAGCTTGCGGCGCAGGTGTACGAGAACGTGAAGACCTATGGCAAATATCTGCCGCTGCGGGTGGCGGTGGTCTATGGCGGCGTCAACATGGAGCCCCAGATTGCCGAGCTCATGAAGGGCGTGGAAATCCTGGTGGCGACCCCCGGCCGGCTTTTGGATCATCTGCAAAACCGCAGTGTGAATCTGTCGCAGGTGGAGTTCCTCGTCCTGGATGAAGCCGACCGCATGCTGGATATGGGCTTCATGCCGGACATCCGGCGCATTCTCGGTCACCTGCCGGCAAGGCGGCGGACACTGCTGTTCTCTGCCACCTTTCCCGAGGAAATCAAGAAGCTGGCGCGGGAATTCCTGCGCGATCCCGTCACCATCGAAGTGGCGCGACGCAACACCACGGCGGATACGGTCATCCAGATCGCCTATCGGGTGCCCAACGAGCAGAAACGGCGGGTTCTCGTGGACATCGTGCGCAGCCGTGGCCTGCCCCAGGTGTTGGTATTTACCAATACCAAGCTGGGCGCCAACCGTTTGAGCCGGGAGCTGGAGCGGGCCGGCATCGCTGCCACCGCCATCCATTCCGACAAGACCCAGCAGGCCCGCATGCAGGCATTGGAGGATTTCAAGGCAGGGCGGGTGACGGTGCTGGTGGCCACCGACATCGCCGCCCGGGGGCTCGATATCGACGACCTTCCCTGTGTGGTGAATTACGAGCTGCCCTTCAACCCGGAGGACTATGTCCACCGCATTGGCCGCACCGGCCGGGCGGGGGCCTCAGGGCTGGCGATTTCCCTGGTGAGCCCCGAAGAAAAGAAACTGCTGGCCGAGATCGAGAAATTCATCAGGCGGGAGCTGCCACTGGAGCCGCCTCCACCCGTGGAAGTGGGGACGAGCTCGCCGCTTTCCCCGCCCACCGCGGAAGGGGAATCCCGCCGTGCCCCGCGCATGGAGTCGCTTCCTCCCCGGCCCGGGACGAGGAAACGGGAGATCCCCGCGCTACTCCTGCCCCCACGGCAGAGTGCCGGGGAGGGCGACGACTGATTCTTTGTTTTCCTCCCCTTGCGCTTCCGGTGCCCCGGGGGCGGGCGCTTCGGCCAAGATGGCCTGCGGCGCCTCGCTACGCGGGGCCGGGTTGGCGGGTTCCTCATCCTCGAGCTTTTCCCGCGGCGGATTGCCGTCATAGACCAGGCTGCGGCGATGCTGGATATAGGCATCGCGCAGGAAGGTGTAGGGGTCGAGGGCCGCTTCGTCCAGCACCTTCTCCGCATCCAGAAGCTGCGCCCGACGGTCGATGAAGCGCAGCACACTCAGCGTGTTGCGGGTGGGCACATGGTCGAGATTCAGCACCGGGTCGAGCCGATAGTAGGCGGCAAGCCCCACGGTGTCCCGCAGGTTGCTCGGGCCGAGGATGGGGAGCATGAGGAAGGGCCCATCGCCGATACCCCAATAGCCCAGCGTCTGGCCGAAATCCTCGTCGTGCTTTTCCAGCCCGAAGGAGGTGGCCACATCGAACAGCCCGGCAATGCCGAAGGTGGTGTTGAAGGCGACACGCGCCACGTCGGAGACCGCATCGCGGAACTTGAACTGCAAGAGGTTGTTGAGGGCGATGAGCACGTCATCGATGTTGGAGAAGAAATTGGTCACCGCAGTGCGCACGGGTTGCGGCAACACGGTCTTGTATCCCTGCGCCACCGGCTTGAGCACCGCCTTGTCCACGGCGTCGTTGAAGTGGTAGATGCCCCGGTTCAGGGGTTCCAGGGGATCGCGGGGATCGGTGGTGGCACAGCCGGCAAGGGAAAGCAGGAGGGCGCCGGCGAAGACGGCGGGCTTCAGGGAAAAACGAGGGCGCATGGTTTTTCTTCCGTAGGGCTTCAAGTCTTTATTCAGCGCAAAATGGCCGCGTCATGATAGCAGGAGGCCGCCCCTGTCACCAAGCGGCGCGGCGTGGCCGGCCCGAACGGCGGTCACGGGCGGCCTTGGGGGACGCAACCCCCCGTCTTTTCCCGGTAACGGCAGGGGTGGAGGTTTCTTGAGGGTTTTCTCTTAAGTCGGGCCTAAACCTTTTGCGCCTGTTGCCGCTAAAGCCCATGGCGACCCGATTCCACAGGGTGGGCGCCATGAGTGTCTCCTTCCCGCAGGGAGGGGGCGGTGGCAGAGGACGTGTTTTCACTGAAGGCACAGATGGCACTCAAGGGCATTACCATCGGAACCCTGGCGCGCAAGGCTGGGGTCAACATCGAAACCATCCGCTATTACCAGCGGCGGGGCCTGTTGGAGGAACCGCCCAAACCGGCCCAGGGCTATCGGCTCTATCCGGTGCAGGCGGTGGCGCGCGTGCTGTTCATCAAGCGGGCGCAGCGGCTGGGGTTTTCGCTGGAGGAGATCGGCAATCTGCTGCGGCTGGGCGATGGCGACTGCCGGGAGGCAAAGGCCCTCGCCCTGCAGAAACTCTCCGTCATCGAAAGCCGCCTGGAGGATTTGCAGCGCATGAAGCATACCCTGCAGGAACTCATCGCCCGCTGCGATGCTGGCTTGAACGCTGCCGGCTGTCCCATCGTCTCTAGCCTTGCCGACCGGGAATTCGAAGTCCGCTGAGGATCATGCCTTGCCGCCCCGAAGGGTGAAGGGAAGCGCTGGCGCCTCCGGCGGCGGGAAGTTACCATCGGGGCATGATCGCTTCCCCCCTCGTGCTCGCCGCCGACTTTGGCGGTACCAAGACCGCCGTCTGTCTCGCCGCGGTTTCCCAGGATATGCCGCGGGAGATCATCCACGAGGCCCGTTTCGACAGCGTCGCCTGGTCCTCGGCCACGGCGCTGATCAGCGCATTCCTCAACGGCCTGCCCCGACCCCAGGCGGCCTGCCTTGCCCTGGCCGCGCCGGTGGAGGGGCGCCGGGTGCGTCTCACCAATCTTCCCCTCTGGGTGGATGCCGATGAGATCGAAGCGGTCTGCGGCATTGCCCATGTCCACCTCATCAACGATTTCGTCGCCACGGGCTATGGCATCGAGGCGCTTGCGCCCAGCGACCTGTTGACGCTGCAGGTCGGCGAGCCCGTTCTTCACGCACCCCGCGCCGTCCTCGGCGCGGGCACGGGGCTTGGCGAAGCCCTTCTCGTCTGGCAGGGGGATCACTACGCCGTGCTCCCCTCGGAGGGGGGACATGTGGATTTCGCGCCCACGGACGAGGAGCAGATCGGCCTGTGGCGTTTCCTGAGCCAACGTCATGGCCATGTTTCCTACGAGCGCATTCTCTCGGGACCGGGCCTTGTGGCGCTCATGGAATACGTCTGCGGCGATCAGGGCATGGCTTGCGACCTCGCCCGGGCGATCCGGGAGGAGGGTGCGGCGGCGGTCACCCACGCCGCGCTGGAGAGGGGAGATGCGCTGGCGGACCGGGCGCTGGAGCTCTTCTGCCGCATCTACGGCGCCCAGGCCGGCAATCTCGCCCTTACCGCCTGGGCGAAAGGCGGCGTGTATCTTGCCGGGGGCATCGCGGCGCGCCTGCCGGCGCGCCTGGCAGCCAGTGGCTTTCTCGAGGCCTTCCGCGCCAAGGGGCGTTTCCGGCAGGCCATGGAGCGCTTTCCCGTGCACCTCGTGTTGCGGCCGGACACGGCCTTAAAGGGTGCGCTGCGGCTCGCCGAGCGAGGTCTGCCGGCCGCCGGGCAGCGGATCGGAGTGTTTCATGGCCTGGCAGGCGCAGGGCGGCGCGAGGCGAGCCGGGCGTCGCGGCGGACGCGCTCGTAGAACGCCTCGCGACGCAGCCGGAGCGGGCGGCGATCGGGCACCTCCCCTTCGTACCAGACCGCCTTCAGCTCCCGCGGCAGCTGCGCCGCGACCTGGTCCGCCTCCTCCGGAGTGAGCCGGTCGCGGAGCGCATGGAAGACGGCGCCCGTGGCGCGCTTGGCGGCTTCGAGACGGGTCTCGCCCGTGGCCGCCAGCACGGTCCGGTAGAACGCCTGCGGGGTCATCGCGCTTTCCGGGCCCGGACGGTGAGC includes:
- a CDS encoding DEAD/DEAH box helicase, whose translation is MDAACWLRKPSMTFEALGLCPEILRALAEAGYTEPTPIQAQAIPVVLSGRDVMAGAQTGTGKTASFALPMLETLRVYANTSTSPARHPVRALILTPTRELAAQVYENVKTYGKYLPLRVAVVYGGVNMEPQIAELMKGVEILVATPGRLLDHLQNRSVNLSQVEFLVLDEADRMLDMGFMPDIRRILGHLPARRRTLLFSATFPEEIKKLAREFLRDPVTIEVARRNTTADTVIQIAYRVPNEQKRRVLVDIVRSRGLPQVLVFTNTKLGANRLSRELERAGIAATAIHSDKTQQARMQALEDFKAGRVTVLVATDIAARGLDIDDLPCVVNYELPFNPEDYVHRIGRTGRAGASGLAISLVSPEEKKLLAEIEKFIRRELPLEPPPPVEVGTSSPLSPPTAEGESRRAPRMESLPPRPGTRKREIPALLLPPRQSAGEGDD
- the merR gene encoding Hg(II)-responsive transcriptional regulator, with product MALKGITIGTLARKAGVNIETIRYYQRRGLLEEPPKPAQGYRLYPVQAVARVLFIKRAQRLGFSLEEIGNLLRLGDGDCREAKALALQKLSVIESRLEDLQRMKHTLQELIARCDAGLNAAGCPIVSSLADREFEVR
- a CDS encoding DUF2267 domain-containing protein, whose amino-acid sequence is MTPQAFYRTVLAATGETRLEAAKRATGAVFHALRDRLTPEEADQVAAQLPRELKAVWYEGEVPDRRPLRLRREAFYERVRRDARLASRRPAPARP
- a CDS encoding thioredoxin fold domain-containing protein → MASALPLIFDTSLEEFDQAVLAASHETPILVDFWAEWCPPCVVLAPVLEKVVASYGGRVRLAKVEVDEGENMKLAGRYGLRGFPTVLLFVNGEEKARFASARPEGWLRDFLEKHAGL
- a CDS encoding HIRAN domain-containing protein; this encodes MALCSWISLPAAAEVVARMVLMTLPVAGVQYHAGKAVWGQLRVGDALTLEREPDNPYDPRAVRVLWQGHMLGYVPRAGNETVARLLDQGVRLAGRITHLQPGRSHWARIQFEVIIEP
- a CDS encoding VacJ family lipoprotein; its protein translation is MRPRFSLKPAVFAGALLLSLAGCATTDPRDPLEPLNRGIYHFNDAVDKAVLKPVAQGYKTVLPQPVRTAVTNFFSNIDDVLIALNNLLQFKFRDAVSDVARVAFNTTFGIAGLFDVATSFGLEKHDEDFGQTLGYWGIGDGPFLMLPILGPSNLRDTVGLAAYYRLDPVLNLDHVPTRNTLSVLRFIDRRAQLLDAEKVLDEAALDPYTFLRDAYIQHRRSLVYDGNPPREKLEDEEPANPAPRSEAPQAILAEAPAPGAPEAQGEENKESVVALPGTLPWGQE
- the glk gene encoding glucokinase produces the protein MIASPLVLAADFGGTKTAVCLAAVSQDMPREIIHEARFDSVAWSSATALISAFLNGLPRPQAACLALAAPVEGRRVRLTNLPLWVDADEIEAVCGIAHVHLINDFVATGYGIEALAPSDLLTLQVGEPVLHAPRAVLGAGTGLGEALLVWQGDHYAVLPSEGGHVDFAPTDEEQIGLWRFLSQRHGHVSYERILSGPGLVALMEYVCGDQGMACDLARAIREEGAAAVTHAALERGDALADRALELFCRIYGAQAGNLALTAWAKGGVYLAGGIAARLPARLAASGFLEAFRAKGRFRQAMERFPVHLVLRPDTALKGALRLAERGLPAAGQRIGVFHGLAGAGRREASRASRRTRS